From a region of the Pseudoxanthomonas sp. X-1 genome:
- the pstS gene encoding phosphate ABC transporter substrate-binding protein PstS — protein MRFKPARAALLSLSVALAVAACSKPADQANTAATPGADGAPQPAAAAKNPNAAQISGAGASFIYPLVSKWSSDYAASTGNQVNYQSIGSGGGIAQIKAKTVDFGSSDKPLSSEELAQSGLGQFPSAIGGVVPVVNLDGVDAGKLRLTGELLANIFLGKIAKWNDPALVAVNPDLKLPDAKINLVHRSDGSGTSFNFTNYLSKVSPEWKSKVGEGTSVQWPDGVGGKGNEGVASYVKQIKNSIGYVELAYALQSNMPYTAMQNAAGQWVQPDAASFAAAAESADWANAKDFNLVITNAPGEKAWPITATNFMLMHKQSADAKRNADTLAFFKWAFEHGQKQAEDLHYVPLPAPLVQQIEAYWTAEFK, from the coding sequence ATGCGTTTCAAGCCGGCCCGCGCGGCCCTGCTGTCCCTGTCCGTTGCCCTGGCCGTCGCGGCCTGCAGCAAGCCCGCCGACCAGGCCAACACCGCCGCCACACCGGGCGCCGACGGCGCTCCCCAGCCGGCCGCGGCCGCGAAGAACCCCAACGCCGCGCAGATCTCCGGCGCCGGCGCGTCCTTCATCTATCCGCTGGTGTCCAAGTGGTCGTCCGACTACGCCGCCAGCACCGGCAACCAGGTCAACTACCAGTCCATCGGCTCCGGCGGCGGCATCGCCCAGATCAAGGCCAAGACCGTGGACTTCGGTTCTTCGGACAAGCCGCTGTCCAGCGAGGAACTGGCGCAGTCGGGCCTGGGGCAGTTCCCCTCCGCCATCGGAGGCGTGGTGCCGGTGGTCAACCTGGACGGCGTGGACGCCGGCAAGCTGCGCCTGACCGGCGAACTGCTGGCCAACATCTTCCTGGGCAAGATCGCCAAGTGGAACGACCCGGCGCTGGTGGCCGTCAATCCGGACCTGAAGCTGCCGGACGCCAAGATCAACCTGGTGCACCGCTCCGATGGTTCGGGCACCAGCTTCAACTTCACCAACTACCTGTCCAAGGTCAGCCCGGAGTGGAAGTCCAAGGTCGGCGAAGGCACCTCGGTGCAGTGGCCCGACGGCGTGGGCGGCAAGGGCAACGAAGGCGTGGCCTCGTACGTGAAGCAGATCAAGAACTCGATCGGCTACGTCGAGCTGGCCTATGCCCTGCAGAGCAACATGCCCTACACCGCCATGCAGAATGCGGCCGGCCAGTGGGTGCAGCCGGATGCGGCCTCCTTCGCCGCCGCGGCCGAGAGCGCGGACTGGGCCAACGCCAAGGACTTCAACCTGGTGATCACCAACGCGCCCGGCGAGAAGGCATGGCCGATCACCGCCACCAACTTCATGCTGATGCACAAGCAGTCGGCCGACGCCAAGCGCAACGCCGACACGCTGGCGTTCTTCAAGTGGGCCTTCGAGCACGGCCAGAAGCAGGCCGAAGACCTCCACTACGTGCCGCTGCCGGCG